From the genome of Desmodus rotundus isolate HL8 chromosome 2, HLdesRot8A.1, whole genome shotgun sequence, one region includes:
- the SIAH2 gene encoding E3 ubiquitin-protein ligase SIAH2 gives MSRPSSTGPSANKPCSKQPPPQPQHAPSQAAPSVAATISAAGPGSSAVPAAAAVISGPGGGGGAGPVSPQHHELTSLFECPVCFDYVLPPILQCQAGHLVCNQCRQKLSCCPTCRGALTPSIRNLAMEKVASAVLFPCKYATTGCSLTLHHTEKPEHEDICEYRPYSCPCPGASCKWQGSLEAVMSHLMHAHKSITTLQGEDIVFLATDINLPGAVDWVMMQSCFGHHFMLVLEKQEKYEGHQQFFAIVLLIGTRKQAENFAYRLELNGNRRRLTWEATPRSIHDGVAAAIMNSDCLVFDTAIAHLFADNGNLGINVTISTCCP, from the exons ATGAGCCGCCCGTCCTCCACCGGCCCCAGCGCTAACAAACCCTGCAGCAAGCAGCCGCCACCGCAGCCCCAGCACGCCCCGTCCCAGGCTGCGCCTTCGGTTGCCGCCACCATCTCGGCTGCGGGCCCCGGCTCGTCCGCGGTGCCGGCCGCGGCAGCAGTGATCTCGGgccccggcggcggcggcggggctgGCCCGGTATCCCCGCAGCACCACGAGCTGACCTCGCTCTTCGAGTGCCCGGTCTGTTTTGACTATGTCCTGCCCCCCATCCTGCAGTGCCAGGCCGGGCACCTGGTGTGTAACCAATGCCGCCAGAAGTTGAGCTGCTGCCCGACGTGCAGGGGAGCCCTGACGCCCAGTATCAGGAACCTTGCTATGGAGAAGGTGGCCTCGGCAGTCCTGTTTCCCTGCAAG TATGCCACCACAGGCTGCTCCCTGACCCTGCACCATACGGAGAAGCCGGAACACGAAGACATCTGTGAATACCGCCCCTACTCCTGCCCTTGTCCTGGTGCTTCCTGCAAGTGGCAGGGGTCCCTGGAAGCTGTGATGTCCCATCTCATGCACGCCCACAAGAGCATTACCACCCTTCAGGGAGAAGACATCGTTTTTCTAGCTACAGACATTAACCTGCCGGGGGCCGTCGACTGGGTGATGATGCAGTCCTGTTTTGGCCACCACTTCATGCTGGTGCTGGAGAAACAGGAGAAGTACGAGGGCCACCAGCAGTTCTTTGCCATCGTCCTGCTCATCGGCACCCGCAAGCAGGCCGAGAACTTTGCCTACAGACTGGAGTTGAACGGAAACCGGCGGAGACTGACCTGGGAGGCCACACCCCGGTCCATCCATGATGGTGTGGCTGCGGCCATCATGAACAGCGACTGCCTGGTTTTTGACACAGCCATAGCACATCTTTTTGCAGACAATGGGAACCTTGGAATCAATGTGACTATTTCGACATGTTGTCCATGA